In a genomic window of Nostoc sp. UHCC 0870:
- a CDS encoding serine/threonine-protein kinase, producing MICCLNPDCLNPHNSDGKKSCQSCGTPLVSLLRNRFRVIRVLSDEGGFGRTYLSEDKDKLNEHCVIKQLAPKFQGTWSQKKAVELFAEEAKRLQELGEHPQIPTLLAYFEQDNCLYLVQQFINGQNLLKELQQRKNYRPGEIQAILLDILPVLKFIHDRGVIHRDIKPENIIRCRSDGRLNLIDFGSSKQLTAKAQNFGTSIGSHGYSPLEQIRDGKAYAASDLFALGATCFHLLTGVSPFQLWMEHGYGWVTNWRKYLHRPIHPELDFVLDKLLQKDLKDRYQSADEALQDITPKQQLALPAAGQTSGKIPSTQVHRKPRLGILYGLMRTGVLVAALVMLFGFSESWYDQYRRIYSNLSPKLIQRRNNSAPGKAFLAQPQKTTLREVALTNTLPGHENSVSSVAVSRDGKIIASSGDDRTIKLWNIATGEEIATLKGHSRKVNVVVISPDGKTLVSGSDDNTIKIWNLKTRQVIHTLAAHSDAIHALAISSNSKTLVSGSDDKTIKVWNLANGRLITSLRGHRFWIRSVAISADNVTIASGSFDKTIKIWNLQAESLIRTIAGSGETVTSIAFSPDGNTLASASRDRTIKLWNIDEGTRLRTLKGNTETVTAIAFSPNGNTLASASRDQTIKLWNLETGEELRTLLGHENTVTSVVFTPDGQSLISGSEDNTIRVWRVGN from the coding sequence ATGATCTGCTGCTTAAATCCAGATTGCCTAAATCCTCATAATTCAGATGGAAAAAAGTCCTGTCAAAGCTGTGGTACTCCCTTAGTATCACTGTTAAGAAATCGCTTTCGTGTCATCCGAGTGCTTTCTGATGAAGGCGGATTTGGTAGAACCTATCTATCAGAAGATAAAGATAAATTAAATGAACATTGTGTCATTAAACAACTAGCACCAAAATTTCAAGGAACTTGGTCACAAAAAAAAGCCGTAGAGTTGTTTGCTGAAGAAGCGAAACGATTACAAGAACTAGGAGAACATCCCCAAATTCCCACGCTGCTGGCTTACTTTGAACAAGACAACTGCTTGTATTTAGTACAACAGTTTATCAATGGACAAAACTTATTAAAGGAGTTACAGCAACGCAAAAACTATAGACCAGGGGAAATTCAAGCCATTCTCTTAGATATATTACCTGTCCTGAAATTTATTCACGATCGCGGTGTAATTCATCGTGACATCAAACCAGAAAATATTATCCGTTGTCGCAGTGATGGGCGATTAAATCTCATCGATTTTGGTTCTTCTAAGCAATTAACCGCCAAAGCCCAAAATTTTGGGACATCAATTGGTTCACATGGTTACTCACCCCTAGAACAAATCCGCGATGGTAAGGCTTATGCAGCTAGTGATTTATTCGCCTTGGGGGCTACCTGCTTTCACCTGTTAACGGGAGTTTCGCCGTTCCAATTGTGGATGGAACACGGCTATGGTTGGGTAACTAATTGGCGGAAATATTTGCACCGTCCTATTCATCCAGAGTTGGATTTTGTCCTGGATAAGCTGTTGCAAAAAGACCTCAAAGACCGCTACCAATCAGCCGATGAAGCCCTCCAAGATATTACTCCCAAACAGCAGCTTGCATTACCAGCCGCAGGTCAAACATCGGGAAAAATCCCCTCCACCCAAGTACATCGGAAACCACGTTTAGGAATCTTATACGGGTTAATGCGAACTGGTGTTTTAGTGGCTGCTTTGGTGATGTTATTCGGATTTAGTGAATCTTGGTATGACCAATATCGCCGAATTTACAGCAATTTATCCCCAAAGCTAATTCAACGTCGCAATAATTCCGCACCAGGGAAAGCGTTTTTAGCACAGCCACAAAAGACAACCTTGAGAGAGGTGGCTTTAACCAACACCCTCCCAGGACATGAAAACTCTGTTTCCTCCGTCGCAGTCAGCCGAGATGGTAAAATCATTGCTAGCAGTGGAGACGATCGCACCATTAAACTCTGGAATATCGCCACAGGTGAAGAAATCGCCACTTTAAAAGGACACTCCCGCAAAGTCAATGTTGTAGTCATTAGTCCTGATGGTAAAACCTTGGTGAGTGGTAGTGATGATAACACCATTAAAATCTGGAATCTCAAAACTCGTCAGGTAATTCACACCTTAGCAGCCCATAGCGACGCAATTCATGCCTTAGCTATCAGTTCCAACAGTAAAACCTTGGTGAGTGGTAGTGATGATAAAACTATCAAAGTCTGGAATCTAGCTAACGGCAGATTAATCACTTCACTGAGAGGTCATAGATTTTGGATACGTTCAGTTGCCATCAGTGCTGATAATGTAACTATTGCTAGTGGTAGTTTTGACAAAACCATCAAAATTTGGAATTTACAAGCTGAATCCCTCATCCGCACAATTGCAGGTAGTGGTGAGACAGTGACATCAATTGCCTTTAGTCCAGATGGTAACACCCTCGCCAGTGCTAGCCGCGATCGCACCATCAAACTCTGGAATATAGACGAAGGTACAAGACTCCGCACCCTCAAAGGTAATACGGAAACAGTGACGGCTATTGCCTTTAGTCCCAATGGTAACACCCTCGCCAGTGCTAGCCGCGACCAAACTATCAAACTCTGGAACTTAGAAACCGGTGAAGAACTTCGTACCCTCCTTGGGCATGAAAACACAGTCACATCCGTCGTTTTTACACCTGACGGTCAAAGTCTCATTAGTGGTAGTGAAGATAACACTATCAGAGTTTGGCGTGTGGGTAATTAA